The Aeromicrobium yanjiei DNA segment CGCCCCTGGACATCGTCACGATCCAGGTCGATCCCCAGCTGATCGTGGCCGATCTGCGCAGCTCGGCCCCCGATCGCCCCCTCTGCGCCTGACGTCTCACAGCCAGCGCCGCCGCTTGAAGACGACGTAGAGGACGAGGCTCGTCAGGGCCATCGCCGCCAGCGCGGACGGGAAGCCGAATCTCCAGGCCAGCTCGGGCATGTGCTCGAAGTTCATGCCGTAGATCGTGCCGACCACCGTGGGTGCGAACAGGATCGCGGCCCAGCCGGAGATCTTCTTGACCTCCTCGCTCTGCGCGAGGCTCGTCTCGGCGAGATTGCGCATCTCGTCGTTCTGCCGCTGGCTGATCAGTGTGCTGTGGACCGTGAGCGCATTCTGCAGGATCGCCCGGAACGAGTCAGCGCGCTCGGCGATGCGGGCACAGTGCGCCCGTACGAGGCGCAGGCGGTGCTGCAGCTCGTGCTCGACGCCGTACTTGTCGAAGCCGTCCTCCAGGGACGCGATCATGTTCAGCAAGGAGTGGGTCGCCCGCTGGAACTCGATGACCTCACGCGCGAGCTCGTAGATCCGCCTCGAGACCGTGGCCTCGCCACGGAACAGCTGGTCCTCGATCTCGTCGATGTCGTCCTCGAGCCCACGCAGGACCGGCGCGTACTCGTCGACGACCTGGTCGATGATCGCGTACAGGACCGACTCCGGACCGGCACGGAGCAGCTCCGCATCGGCCTCGAGGTCCCGCCGCACCCGGCCGAGATCAGGCGACTCGGCATGCCGGATGGTCACCACGAAGTCCGGCCCGACGAAGACGTGCAGCTCGCCGAACTCGACCTTCTCGGTCTCCTGGACGTACCTCGCAGGTCGCAGGACCGCGAACAAGGTGCTGCCGTAACGCTCGAGCTTGGGACGTTGGTGGGCGGCGATCGCGTCGTCGACCGCCGACTGGTGCAGCTCGAACTCGGCCGCGACCGCGCAGATCTCGGCGACGTCCGGCCGGTAGAGCCCGATCCAGGCCATCCCCTGCTGCGACCGCAACAGCTCGAACGTGGCCTCGAGGGTCTCGGGGTTGGCCATGCGTCGCCCGCCGACGTAGATCGCGTTGTCGATGAGGCTCATGCGGGATTGAACCGGTAGCCCAGACCTGCCTCGGTGATGAAGAGCCGCGGTTCGCCCGGGTCCGGCTCGAGCTTGCGCCGGATGCTCGCGAGGTGCACGCGCAGGTAGTTCGTCTCCTGCTCGTAGCCGGGTCCCCACACCTCGTGCAGCAGGTCCGCCTGCCGCACGAGCCGCCCGCGGTTGCGGACGAGCACCGAGACGATCTTCCACTCGGTCGGCGTGAGGTGGATGATCACGCCGTCACGCGTGGCCTTGGAGTCGGCCGAGTCGATCAGCAGCCCGCCCACCTGCACGACCGGCTCGACCGCACCGGTGATGTTGCGCCGCGTCGCGGCCCGCACGCGCGCGAGCAGCTCCTCCATGCTGAACGGCTTGGAGACGTAGTCGTCCGCGCCGAGGTCGAGCGCCTCGACCTTGTCGTCGGACTCGGCCCGCGCGGACACCACGATGACCGGCACCTGACTGAAGGACCGGACCTGGCGCAGGACCGCGATGCCGTCCAGGTCAGGCAGGCCCAGGTCCAGCAGGATCGCGTCGGGCATGCACTCGTGGACGATCTGCAGCGCCGAACGACCGTCGGTGGCGATCTCCACGCCGTAGCCCCGCGCCTTCAGGTTGATGCTCAAGGTGCGAAGGATTGCCGGATCGTCGTCGACGGTCAGCACGAGGGTCATGACTGCTCCTGAGGTGTGGTGAGCTCGAGGACGAAGGTGAGTCCCCCGCCCGGGGTGTCCTCAGCGGTGAGGGTGCCGCCCATGGCCTCGGTGAGGCCCTGGGCCACCGCGAGCCCGAGGCCGACGCCGTCCCCGGCCGGGACGTCGCCGAGGCGTTGGAACGGCGCGAAGAGACGCTCGTGGTTCTCCTCGGCGATGCCCGGGCCGCTGTCCGCGATCCGGATCACGACGCCCCGAGACGTCCGGGACCCGTCGACCGTGATCGGCGCCGGCGGCGGTGAGTACTTGATCGCGTTCTCGCAGATGTTGGCGACGACACGTTCCAGCAGGCCCGGATCGGCGAGCGCGACGAGCGACTCATCCAGGCGCACCGCGATGCGGCTGCCCTCGGCCACCGTGCCGATCGCCTGGTGCACCGTGTCGTCCAGGTCGACCTCGGTGAGGGTGGGCCTGACGGCGCCGGTCTGGATGCGACTCATGTCGAGCAGGTTCACGACGAGCGCGTTGAGCCGGTCTGCGGAGTCCTCGATCGTCTCGAGCAGCTGCGCCTCGTCGTCCGGGGACCACCGGATGTCCGTGTTGCGCAGGCTGCCTGCCGCCGCCTTCACCGCCGCAAGGGGCGAGCGGAGGTCGTGCGAGACGGCCGCGAGGAGCGCGGTCCGTGTCTTGTTGCCCACCGCGAGCTGGGCCCGCTCCGTCTCGGCCTGGTGGGCTCGGGTCCGCTCGGCCAGGACGGCTGCGTGCGCGGCGTACGCCTTGAGCAGACGCCGGTCGGACGCGTCGAGCCTTCGTCCGCAGAGGGCCAGCGTCGTGGACTCGTCGATCGAGACCGTGACGTCTGCGGAATCCAACGAGGCAGGAGGAGCACCCGACGCGGCCATGACCTCCTGCCGACCGTCGACGGCGCCGAAGACCGCCGCACCCCTGGCCCCGAACAGCTCACATGCGCTCGCCAGCAGGGTCTCCACGTCGTCACCCGCGTGCAGGAGGCTGTGGGCGAGCACGGTCAGGGCGTCGGACTCCGCCCGCGCCTTGCGGGCCAGCACCGTGTTGCGGGCGGCGCGGTCCACGACCGAGGCGACCGCGATGCCCACCACGAGGAACAACCCGATCGCGAAGGCGTTCTCGGGATCGGCGATCGTCAGCGACCACAACGGCGGGGTGAAGACGAGGTTGAGCGCCAGGCTGCTGACGACGGCCGAGATGATCGCCGGGACGATGCCGCCCACCAGCGCGGTGCCGACGACGACCGCCATCAGGACCATGGCCTCGGTCGGCAGGCCGTGCAGGGAATCGGTCAGGACCAGCAGCTCGCTGGCGACCAGCGGCGCCAGGATGCCGAAGGCGTATCCCAGGTACAGGCGCCCGCGGCTCAGGTTGCTGGAGGCGCGCACCGTCGTGTTCTTGCGTCGCGCGTAGTCGTGGGTGACCACGTGCGCGTCGATGTCGCCCGACGCGGCGATGACCAGCTCGCCCACCCCAGGGCGCAGCAGGGTCGAGAGCCGGCCACGGCGGCTGGCCCCGATGATCACCTGGCTCGCGTTCTCGGCACGAGCGAAGTCCAGGATCGCCGTGGCCGTGTCGTCGCCGACGACGGTGTGCAGCGTGCCGCCGAGGTCCTCGGTGGTCCTGCGGAGCTTGAGCAGCTGGTCCGGGGTGACCCCGGACAACCCGTCGCGACGTGCGACGTAGAGCGCCATCCACTCTCCTCCGGACCCGCGGGACGCGATGCGGGCGGCCCGGCGCAGCAGCGCCGCCGACTCCGGTCCGCCGGTCAGCGCGACCACGATGCGTTCGCGGGTGGCCCAGGTGGAGTCGATCTCGTGCTTCTCGCGGTACTGGTCGAGCCCCTCGTCCACCCGGTCGGCGAGCCACAGCAGGGCGAGCTCCCGCAGCGCGGCCAGATTGCCCTCACGGAAGTACTGCCCCAGGGCCACGTCGACCTTGTCGTGGCTGTAGATGTTGCCGTGCGCCATGCGCCGACGCAGTGCCTGCGGGCTCATGTCGACCAGCTCGATCGCATCGGCCTGACGCACCACCCGGTCAGGCACGGTCTCGCGCTGACGCTGTCCCGTGATGGCCTCGACGACGTCGTTGAGCGACTCCAGGTGCTGGATGTTGACTGTCGTGATCACGTGGATGCCGGCTGCCAGGATCGCCTCGACGTCCTGCCACCGCTTCTCGTGCAGCGAGCCGCCGATGTTGGTGTGCGCGAGCTCGTCGACCAGCACGACCTCGGGCCGCCGCGCGAGGACGCCGTCGAGATCCATCTCGAGGTAGGTGGTGCCGCGGTAGTCCATGGACCGCCGCGGCACCACCTCCAGGCCGGCGAGCGCCTTGGCGGTGTTCTCGCGGCCGTGCGTCTCCACGACGCCGACGACCACGTCGGTCCCCCGGGCGACCCGCCGCTGCGCCTCGTCGAGCATCGCGTACGTCTTGCCGACTCCCGGGGCAGCGCCGAGGTAGACCCGGAGCTTGCCTCGGGAGTCCACAGTCAGCTCGCCGCCTGCGTCGCGGCGTCCTTGACGGCCACGTTGAGCCGCAGGACGTTGACGCCCGGCTCGCCGAGGAAGCCGAGCGAGCGCCCCTCGGTGAAGCGGTCGACCAGGGACCGGACCGCAGACGCGCTCAGTCCGTTGGCCTCGGCCACCCGGTCGACCTGGATGTCGGCGTACGCCACAGAGATGTGGGGGTCCAGTCCCGACCCGGACGCCGTGACGGCGTCGGGCGGGACCTCGGACGGATCGACCGACTCCGTCTTCGCGACCGCCGCACGACGCTCCTCGATGGCCGCGATCAGATCCGTGTTGGACGGCCCGAGGTTGGAGGGAGCCGAGGCCAGGGTGTCGTAGTCGTTGGGCGACGGACGCGAGTGGAACCACTCGTCGCCCTCGAAGTTCTGACCGATGATGCCCGAGCCGACGACCCGCCCGTCCATCGTCACCGGCTGCCCGTCGGTCTGGTGGTGCACGGTCCGACCGAGTCCCCAGACGGCCGCCGGGTAGACGATGCCGAGGATGACGGTGAAGACCAGGAGGATGCGCAGTCCCGCCAGGGACTGACGGCCGAAGTCTTTGATCATGCTGATTACCCGATTCCTGGGATGGTGGAGATGAGCAGGTCGATGAGCTTGATGCCGATGAACGGTGCGATGACGCCACCGACGCCGAACACGAGGATGTTGCGCCGCAGGACCGCCGAGGCGGACGCAGGACGGAACTTGACGCCGCGCAGGGCCAGCGGGATCAGCGCCACGATCACCAAGGCGTTGAAGATGACCGCCGAGAGGATGGCCGACTGGGGAGTGGCCAGCCCCATGATGTTGAGCGCGTCGAGCGACGGGTAGGCGACCATGAACATCGCCGGGATGATCGCGAAGTACTTCGCGACGTCGTTGGCGATCGAGAACGTGGTCAGCGCGCCGCGGGTGATGAGCAGCTGCTTTCCGATCTCGACGATGTCGATGAGCTTGGTCGGGTCGGAGTCGAGGTCGACCATGTTGCCGGCCTCCTTGGCCGCCGACGTGCCCGTGTTCATCGCCACGCCGACGTCCGCGGCGGCCAGCGCCGGCGCATCGTTGGTGCCGTCGCCGGTCATCGCGACCA contains these protein-coding regions:
- a CDS encoding magnesium and cobalt transport protein CorA, producing the protein MSLIDNAIYVGGRRMANPETLEATFELLRSQQGMAWIGLYRPDVAEICAVAAEFELHQSAVDDAIAAHQRPKLERYGSTLFAVLRPARYVQETEKVEFGELHVFVGPDFVVTIRHAESPDLGRVRRDLEADAELLRAGPESVLYAIIDQVVDEYAPVLRGLEDDIDEIEDQLFRGEATVSRRIYELAREVIEFQRATHSLLNMIASLEDGFDKYGVEHELQHRLRLVRAHCARIAERADSFRAILQNALTVHSTLISQRQNDEMRNLAETSLAQSEEVKKISGWAAILFAPTVVGTIYGMNFEHMPELAWRFGFPSALAAMALTSLVLYVVFKRRRWL
- a CDS encoding response regulator translates to MTLVLTVDDDPAILRTLSINLKARGYGVEIATDGRSALQIVHECMPDAILLDLGLPDLDGIAVLRQVRSFSQVPVIVVSARAESDDKVEALDLGADDYVSKPFSMEELLARVRAATRRNITGAVEPVVQVGGLLIDSADSKATRDGVIIHLTPTEWKIVSVLVRNRGRLVRQADLLHEVWGPGYEQETNYLRVHLASIRRKLEPDPGEPRLFITEAGLGYRFNPA
- a CDS encoding ATP-binding protein is translated as MDSRGKLRVYLGAAPGVGKTYAMLDEAQRRVARGTDVVVGVVETHGRENTAKALAGLEVVPRRSMDYRGTTYLEMDLDGVLARRPEVVLVDELAHTNIGGSLHEKRWQDVEAILAAGIHVITTVNIQHLESLNDVVEAITGQRQRETVPDRVVRQADAIELVDMSPQALRRRMAHGNIYSHDKVDVALGQYFREGNLAALRELALLWLADRVDEGLDQYREKHEIDSTWATRERIVVALTGGPESAALLRRAARIASRGSGGEWMALYVARRDGLSGVTPDQLLKLRRTTEDLGGTLHTVVGDDTATAILDFARAENASQVIIGASRRGRLSTLLRPGVGELVIAASGDIDAHVVTHDYARRKNTTVRASSNLSRGRLYLGYAFGILAPLVASELLVLTDSLHGLPTEAMVLMAVVVGTALVGGIVPAIISAVVSSLALNLVFTPPLWSLTIADPENAFAIGLFLVVGIAVASVVDRAARNTVLARKARAESDALTVLAHSLLHAGDDVETLLASACELFGARGAAVFGAVDGRQEVMAASGAPPASLDSADVTVSIDESTTLALCGRRLDASDRRLLKAYAAHAAVLAERTRAHQAETERAQLAVGNKTRTALLAAVSHDLRSPLAAVKAAAGSLRNTDIRWSPDDEAQLLETIEDSADRLNALVVNLLDMSRIQTGAVRPTLTEVDLDDTVHQAIGTVAEGSRIAVRLDESLVALADPGLLERVVANICENAIKYSPPPAPITVDGSRTSRGVVIRIADSGPGIAEENHERLFAPFQRLGDVPAGDGVGLGLAVAQGLTEAMGGTLTAEDTPGGGLTFVLELTTPQEQS
- the kdpC gene encoding potassium-transporting ATPase subunit KdpC, whose protein sequence is MIKDFGRQSLAGLRILLVFTVILGIVYPAAVWGLGRTVHHQTDGQPVTMDGRVVGSGIIGQNFEGDEWFHSRPSPNDYDTLASAPSNLGPSNTDLIAAIEERRAAVAKTESVDPSEVPPDAVTASGSGLDPHISVAYADIQVDRVAEANGLSASAVRSLVDRFTEGRSLGFLGEPGVNVLRLNVAVKDAATQAAS